The proteins below come from a single Homalodisca vitripennis isolate AUS2020 unplaced genomic scaffold, UT_GWSS_2.1 ScUCBcl_10073;HRSCAF=18787, whole genome shotgun sequence genomic window:
- the LOC124374785 gene encoding histone H2B, whose amino-acid sequence MPPKASGKAVKKAGKAQKNITKGDKKKKRRRKESYAIYIYKVLKQVHPDTGVSSKAMSIMNSFVNDIFERIAAEASRLAHYNKRSTITSREIQTAVRLLLPGELAKHAVSEGTKAVTKYTSSK is encoded by the coding sequence ATGCCACCGAAAGCGAGCGGAAAAGCCGTCAAGAAGGCCGGCAAGGCCCAGAAGAACATCACCAAGGGCGACAAGAAGAAGAAGCGCAGGAGGAAGGAGAGTTATGCCATCTACATCTACAAGGTGCTGAAACAGGTCCACCCCGACACCGGCGTCTCCAGCAAGGCCATGTCCATCATGAACAGCTTCGTGAACGACATATTCGAGCGCATAGCCGCCGAAGCTTCCCGCCTGGCCCACTACAACAAGCGGTCGACCATCACGTCGCGGGAGATCCAGACCGCCGTCAGGCTCCTGTTGCCCGGCGAGTTGGCCAAGCACGCCGTGAGCGAGGGTACCAAGGCCGTGACCAAGTACACCAGCTCCAAGTAA
- the LOC124374784 gene encoding histone H2A gives MSGRGKGGKVKGKAKSRSSRAGLQFPVGRIHRLLRKGNYAERVGAGAPVYLAAVMEYLAAEVLELAGNAARDNKKTRIIPRHLQLAIRNDEELNKLLSGVTIAQGGVLPNIQAVLLPKKTEKKA, from the coding sequence ATGTCAGGACGAGGCAAAGGCGGTAAAGTGAAGGGAAAGGCAAAGTCCCGCTCGTCCAGGGCCGGTCTACAGTTCCCGGTCGGCAGGATCCACCGTCTGCTCCGCAAGGGCAACTACGCCGAGCGAGTGGGTGCCGGAGCTCCGGTCTACCTGGCCGCCGTCATGGAGTATCTCGCCGCCGAGGTTCTCGAGTTGGCCGGTAACGCGGCCCGTGACAACAAGAAGACCAGGATCATTCCCCGTCACCTTCAGCTGGCCATCAGGAATGACGAAGAGCTGAACAAGCTCCTGTCCGGTGTCACCATCGCCCAGGGAGGTGTACTGCCCAACATCCAGGCCGTGCTCCTGCCCAAGAAGACCGAGAAGAAGGCCTAA